The sequence aaaagtgttgaacacaaacaaaattatttaggTTCATAGTCAACAAGCTGAAACTAAACAGATATTGGACGATGCCATGTCACGCTGCGGATTCACACAACTGCGTCCCAACCAAACAAATAGCCATGTGCCGCAAAGTGCCAACAGCAACACACATCTGCCGGGGCAGTGCTCAAAAAGCCAGAACAGAAACAGCGGAGCTTCAAAGCAACCTGAGACACAACAAACTCTGGCTTTATATTTACCCGCACATATTTTCCATTGTGAAGAAATCCACAGGTATTCCTGGCCCAGAGTGATCTGCTAGCCAGAAACAGAAAGCTGGCGTTTACACACATCGGCCGTCCTGTTCGGGGGGGCAGGACACGGACGGAAGCGCGTCGCTTTTCCTGCCCCTCTCCTTCACGCGTTCACGTTTGATTAAAGCTTCCGTTTCGATCCAGGCATGCGTCTGGTGTCCTTTTTGTGCGCGACATGTGGAAACCAACAGGCCTGTAACAGGCAGCTCCGACTGTCACTTTGACTCTGTGTCAGCATCTGAAACTTCAAAGGGCTTGAATTGCAAACAGTGACTGAGCTGCAACTAATCATACTGTCACTGATGCTCTTTCCATGGGNNNNNNNNNNNNNNNNNNNNNNNNNNNNNNNNNNNNNNNNNNNNNNNNNNNNNNNNNNNNNNNNNNNNNNNNNNNNNNNNNNNNNNNNNNNNNNNNNNNNNNNNNNNNNNNNNNNNNNNNNNNNNNNNNNNNNNNNNNNNNNNNNGGGGGGACTTGTCAAGCTAATATCCTCGCCGCAAGGTCAGGTCTTCTCTtcttgggaaaagaaaaaaaaccacaaaagaaGACACTACAAAGGTTGCAGCGGCAGTTGTTATTCTTGTACCTATCAACTGGGAGGCTTGAAAGTAGCGTAACCTGATCTTAGATCAGCTTTTGGACGGGTTGATGGAGTGGGGTCGGGGGGTTTGAATCAATCAAGCTTCGTAAAAAGTAAAGAAGGTGCCGCCCCAGAAAGAATAACAAGACTTTGTcgtttatttgtgtgtgtaggAGAGTCCAGCAAAGTCGGGTCTGCAGAGGCCTCTGGTCCTGAGGCACCATGCTGCTTTGCACCCACagtgtaaaagcaacaaaaaaaaacaaaaaaacggagCACACATGTGAAAGTGATAAAAGGGAATAGGTAGAGGTCTTTCCATTAGTCTGGCCCAAAGCTGAACAAAGAAACAAGGGGAGGGTTTAAGGTGAACTTATGAAGAAAAAGATGTCATTTTTACTGAAAGGAATCTTCTAATTACAGcattcaaaagtttaaaagaactttgaatttaattagACTTTGCTAATGTATTTAGAAGTACATCACAGATGTCTTAATTTGTAATAAAGCAGTCCAGCTACTTTTTATGTGCTGGTGTGTCTGGCAAGGCTCATGGGAACTGAGAGGAACAATCTTTGTCCTGAGAATCGATTCTCTGGTGCAGCGTTGCAATGTAAAGTACGAGCTTACCGCCATCTTCTGGTTGAACCAAACACTTgcaaccagttttttttttttttaaaccaaaaaactgaaaccaagTATGAAGGTTGCATACTTCTAGAAAACAAGAATCTCAATGCGAAGTGATATATTGGTTTAATTTGATAACTTTTTCCTActagtgcttttattttggcacGTACCCAGAGTTGTTCCATCCTCTCCCATAATGGTCGTCATGGAGGTGATTATCTGCTGGGCCACAGGAGGCGGCATGGAGGTGGCGTACACAGCACTGTGAGAGTGGCTGCGCAGGTAGTCGATCAGCTCCTGACAGACAAATCAGTCAAATTAGTTTTACAGAGATACATTGTGGTCTAATGTTGCGGTtcttaaccattttttttcttttcattatcCAGTTTCACAATTCCAGACCAAACATTTGCCTTTAAAATGCTACACTGGTTTTATCTCCATTGTCTCCGAGTCTTAAATTACCGCTGAAAGTGGATTCTGATTACCAACTTTAATTACTTACATCAGGTTCATTTCAACATCTATGAGGCTTTAGTTTTCTCAAATCAgaacagattctttaaaatagTGTATGAACTTTGATGCCTCTActcctttgtaaaaaaaaaaaaaaaaaaaaattaaacttaaaaatatatatgttttagcGCTTAGTTTAACATCTAACATTGTGTTTGGTGTTAGAAGTACAGACTCAGCTTGAAGAGGGTTAGGGGGATAAAACATTGTGAATTATGATGTGGCAAATTGAAGAAAACGTGTGTGATTTAAGTATATAAATACAACTTggtatttagacattttttcatCATATTGAATTTGGAATAAATATTGTCTGGAAACTCAAATCCTTTTTTCAAAGAAGATGAAAGTAGTAAATCGTGCCTCGACAGACTTTTCACGACCTTAGGAGCTCTGCTGTATGGAGggaaagtgctttaaaaaaataacaaaatctaGTACGCCTTTTCTTCTtgagttgttaaaaaaacaactggatgAACAGAGCTcaacttttcaaaaaacaaaaagctggatttccgttttcttttctttctttcttttttttttttttttttttggcaacagTGTTGACCAACACCAGATGACACAGTAAAGACAGGAAACTTGGCCAATCTGCCGAGGATGATTAAGCACTCAAACTATTTGAATCACAACTTCTTGCTTTTACGGGTAACGTTTTTACGAGTTTTAACCGTTATCCCTCCAGAGCTTTCGCCGCTGACCTTTTTGCCTCCAATGTATCCACCAGCAGCCCCGAAGCTCTTTGTGAACGTTCCCATCATGATGTCGACGTCCTTGGGGTCCAGGCCGAAGTAGTCCACCACTCCTCTGCCGTTTGGGCCGAGAGCGCCGATGCTGTGGGCCTCGTCCAGGTACAGGTACGCCTTGTAGCGCTTCTTCAGGGCGACGACCTCAGGCAGGCGGACGATGGACCCCTCCATGCTTTGGGATTTAAAGGAATCTAAATCAGTCAGTTCTTTCACTCAGTTTTAAATTTCACCACCAACCCACAAACACTCTCCTACAGCAACCCTTACTGTACACGAGTGAAAAGGGAACAGGAAGATGACAAATACATCTGGTCCCTTTCTCAATGATTACAGAATGAATTTTTACAGCTCTATACATTCAATTATcaagaaaagtttcaaaatataTGATTCTCctcatgggctgcacagtggcgcagttggtagagctgttgccttgcagcaagaaggttctgggttcgattcccggccccggtctttctgcatggagtttgcatgttctccctgtgcatgcgtgggttttctcaaTACTTTTTCAATAATGTACAAATGTTCTTTTCAAAGGCACAAGgttctttttaaatcaagaagAGAAAGTTAAATCAAAAACTGTATGGCAATATTTTAGTGCTGATTAGTGGAAACTAATACCTAGCAGGAATGTCAGCAGCCattttgatgaaataaaatgctttcaaaagTGTTAGTTTCCTTTCCAATCAAACAGCAACACCTGCTAAAGCGAGTTTATCTTTGTTGCTCCTTGGATTTTATTAAGCAAATAATTGCAAAACGGCTTCCTTAACAGTGCATTTGAAAGAACCACTGTGATGTCTGGAGCATGCAAATGTATTCAGAGACATTCTTCAATCTGCTTCTGTCTGCTTCACACTGGGACTTGGTAGAAATGATTTCAGATATTTACTGCGTTAGGAAGGCTAATGGCAACTTCATGGTAATTTCATTTAGAACACAACCTGCCTAAAAATGGTTTGTCTGGTAGTAAAACGGAGGAACAAAGAATTGTCAGTCTCTTTTTCAATCATATTAGTTAATTACTGAACCGATGGAGTTACAAACTCAGCCCACATTCGGTAGACATACCTGTAAATGCCCTCCACCACAATCAGGATTTTCTTCCAGGGTCTGTGGGTTCTGGGCTGTCCGTGAACAATAGCATCTCTCAGCAGCTTCTCCAGGCTTTGCATGTCTGCAGAGGACAGTAGGAGAGGGGAACAGTGATGTTACCAGCTGAAGgctttagaaaagaaaatggacaaCTATTACATTTGCAATCCATATATCTGACCACAGCTGGTGCGTgccattgattaaaaaaaaatatacccTAATGATAAATAATAGCAATTTTACAATTATAGTTCAGTCTCACATTTCATGTGCTAAAAACAGCAGGGCCTTCTATTTAGCAAGTGcgacagagtattagggccatgctgagaaaaaataaataaaattatgagagtaaattattataaaatcaatatattctgactttattatcagaatatttagattttattctagTAAtattaggacttttttttcctcgcaatttttttttactttactctcgcaatgttattttatttttttttagattttctcagCGTGGCCCTAATATGCAGTCATAGGAAAGAGATAAATATCAAGAGTATAACTGTTGATATTTTAACTCGAAGtatgtaaaaagaaatctatataccgcaggggaaaaaaagaagaagaaaatctatttttttattgaataaatgaatCGACATAAATcaagaagcaggaagtggaagcTCCTCAAAGTATCGACTTTGGGGAAATGAACGCAAACTGAATTTTTGCAGActtgtggaaaacaaacatcatatAGATTATTTCATCTTTCAGAACATCGGTCATAAAACTTGGTGGAAGGCTGAGCTGGGCAAGTCGAGACAATGTGAAATCAGCAGCGATCTGCACACACCCAGGTCATTACACCTGTCCTCGCCACCTGGATAAAGCCTTTTACAGGTAATTGTTAAATGGTGTTGTAATCGAGAGGTTTAACATTTCTACACACTTTGGGTGTTCTTACATCccgtgtgtttgtatttttttttttccatttcagacCGAAGTGAGAGAAGCCACTCACTGTTGTGCTTGAAGACTCGGATCGTGGAGCCAGACAGCCGAGCGCCCAGGACCAACGAAGCGTGGTTCAGCTCGTCGCTCAGGATGAGACAACCCTAAACAGGGTAAAACAGGAGTTAACCTCCGTTTTGCTACacgattttattttatgcaccCACATGCAAACATTATCCATTATTACCACTTGCAAAACCAGCTAATCCGGGGATCCACATGCTTGAATTGTTGGTGTTGAGCAACAACTTTTTTGGCCTCGTGATTACATTGTTCAGGGTTCAAATACGATTCCCTCAGTAACACCAaagcacttttcaagcatttctAAGGagagtttttaaacttttccagcaccacaccttggagatgaaaacaaaaccaataaacaaaatttaaaaaactgcttCATTCCCTATTATGTGACATTGCTTATTACtgttaaaagattatttaacaataaacacAACTTTGTTTAAAGTATAGAAAATAAGATAACCTGCATTTCAATTTCACAGATCAATAACTTATTGAGCCATTACGAATAATAAATATCCACTGCATTGAAACAATCCAAGCAATTATTATTAAGGTAAATGttctgctcaaattaaatgtttggaCAACATACCAAAAgaaggttagaaaaaaaaatccctaccACAGTTCTTATTAAACGACATGGCATttggaaaatacaaataattttgctaattctaactgacccaaaagaggaaaagtttggtctgatttaacttcagacagtaataaaaaatatgtctgtttttttattgggtgtcttaaaatatctggtttcaactgtaaatattGCTTCACCAATTTAGCCTTTTAAAACGTTAGattgcattttattacaaatcCACGCAGTTTGAGTGCAAAGCACATTTAAGGACAGAATACAGAAACCAAGCACTTTCCAAAACTTGAaatgaaattcaagcattttcaggGATTTCAAGCACCTGTACGAACCCTGATTAGTCTTAGTTCAATCACTGCTTCACGCTTTGAGTTTAATCTTAAACAGAAAGTCAAACAGACAGACAATTATCTGTCTTTGAACGGTGAATGTTATGGGATTTCAATTAGTGATGTGCCTAAACCTCAAAAGCCcatagaaataaacacaaaggcaAAAATTCCACAAAAGAAATGATTTAGTTTACGAAACTTCCTGCAGCCAGAGAGCAAACAAGCATGTTGCATAACGTAGATTTAAGACGCGAAGATGGGCTCATATGGATGTAAACtagcaaaaaaaagcaaagtcagAGCTGGGAATTTATGAACCCCTCGTCACTTCAACTTGTGTGCCTCTTGCTCCTCTCCCCGACTCTTAATCGTTCTCCACTTGTTTTCTGTCAGGAAATGTTTCTATTGGCTCGCGCTGCGTACAATGAATCCAGTCAAAGCGGGACTGACATCAGTCATCAACCCTTTGCAGTCAGATTGCTTTCAAAGCTTGAACCGGAAGCTGACAGACTTCCTGTTTGAACACGCGACTGAACCTTTTACGCAGACCATGCGGTGGGTTTTCCAGTAACAGCGAAACTTGTTGCTGGAAGAAGGTCACAATAACTGGACAGGAACGCCCACACGATCAAAAGGAAGGAGTTACGCAAGATTCAGCAGGGAACAAATAACAGGACACAAaggaagagacaaaaacttCCCCCCCGCCGCCACCACACCTTCCCAGTGAGAGCAGGAATGTTCATGGAGTTGGTAGCAAAGCCCATCCCGAACGCCATGGACGACTCGACACCCAGAAACCTGGCCACCAACTCTTCCAACTCCTCGTGGATGTCCAGGTtgcctataaaaaaaaaaaaaaaaagaaagaagagagagtGTTCAATTTTAATCCTACCTGCAtccttttatttacaaaatagatgactgttatttgttaaaaactgatgtagcagctggaaaaaaacccagaaattaatttgttttcttaaactaACTTTGGACATTCCTTCAAATACCAACTTCCAGGATGATTAACCTACCCATCTCACAGCGAGTGCTTCCCACGCCGCCTCCATACTTCTGTGTGACTTCGATAGCAGCATCGGCACAAGGGCCAGTGTTCTCAGCAAAGCCGAGGTAGTTGTATGACCCCATGTTGATGACGTCCTTCACCACCTTGCCGGTGTGactgaaaccaaaaataaatgaataaagcatCAGAAAATCAGGAGAATGTCTGCTTTGATTACCAGGGCATTGATTTTACGTTCGCTGTAAACAGTTGGCTGGAAACCACAAAATATCATCTTCTCCCCTCCGCCCCCACAGAGTCTGTGAACGCACCATAGCTAAACGTCTGGAGGTTGCAGTAGCAACACTCTTCAGTCAGGAGGTTGTTACTGCAGGAAGTGGATTTAGCTAGCTGTTTTCTACACTTCTggcattttgaaaaatcaagCGAGAGGAAGCACAAAGAATGCAGGGAAGGTTCTGGAAAGGAAACTATGTTTTTACAGTGAcaggtttgttttcattcaggtTGCTTcctaaaacaggaagttaatgACAGGAAGCTGAACAGATCACAGCAAAGCCACTCTGTTTCACAATTTGGTAGAATccaattgtcttttttttttctccaagaaTATAGCAGTTAACGCAGTTAACGAAAGGAGACTGCTGTttttgctaatgctaactgcACCAATCGCTCATATACAGTTGCTACAGACAGTTTAAAATGGCAActccaacaataataataataataatagtggaCTCCTTTATATCAGAGGAGCTGTGTAACATTGACTGCTCTCCCACAAAATGCGACTTCAGCCTggataataaataatgataGACCATGACACACAGATGCTTatggtttttacaaaaaaatacatttttggtttaaagACACAATAGTAAATCTGAGCTTTTCCTCATTCAATATTCAAATGGAGACAGTTTTAGTAATGATATAGTAGAAAGAAGTTGAAGATCTTACATATGTCTAATAACCTGGAGAATTTGGCTGCATCTCTTCTTTAGATAGATAAGTCTGTATGACTTTGGGTTGATTCAGAAAAATCAgtggtttgtttatttctctttttcattctaatttagttatttataaTTACTAAAGAGAACACTGAAGCTAAGATTGGGTCAGACTTTGACTACATTTGCGATTGGTGCGTCTGCTTTTACTATTAACTGTTTATGCTTTACCTGCCTTTGTCTTCATCTACGCTGACAATGAGAgtttatttaaccaaaaaaaaaaaaaaagctcccaGCGCTTTTGTAGATACTTCTCATACCAGCGTGACTCAGCTAGAATTTTAACAGAGCCGTTTGTCAACATAAATAGTGACGAATGCCTTACACTCCCCTTAGTTGTTGTGAAACAGTGGAGATATTCACTAACGTGTTTTGAATATCACAGCAGGATTATTTGTTGTCAGTACATAAATGTGATAAGACACATTCCATTTTCTTGAGACAGCAGACGATTAGAGATAGTGAGATAAAATTTGATTGGCGCCACGTCTTTTAACTCTTTCCAAGCTGATTTACAGGGTCACCGTAACTACATTTAGATAtaacaaacattgttttaatgtctttattttttaagataaagACCATATGACAGATACTGATACGTACTAAATAACTTCCTGAATGAAGTCACTCTGTTCAGGGTACAACTTAAGCAACCACTGGGCGTGATCCTAGATCAGCATCGTCACAAAGTGCTACTGTAAGCCGGGAAAGCCACAACTATATCTACTTTGTAATGACAGGCGTGTAATGTAGCTCAGTCAGTAGAAGAGAACATGAACTTATTTTCATTCTGAGACATGCTTTCctcaaaatgaacaaacaaatgtCAACAGAAATACACAACGCAGCAACCTACTCAAACGTCCAGTTGTAGTTGTGGGTAACTCTCTCTACGAGGTCCATCTTGGCTCCGGGGACGCTGCAGATGGGCCGGTTCCAGTTGTCCCGGATCCGCATGTACAGGTTCCTGGTGTAGAAGTTTTCAAAGTCCTGATAGAGGGGGACGAAATCCTGTGGAGAGGGGAGGAAATATTTCGACGTTTATCGTGACATTTCAGTATGCACAAGTTATCTTTGTTCCGAgcaaaaggaaatatttacagtttgacGAGATAAATCGGTCTGAAGATTAGGAAAGGCGTAAAACAATGATGCAAAAtgataaaactgcaaaaacaaaaaatgttatcaagtatttttggtctactttctagtgcaaatgtcttaatagacttgaaataagatttaaaataaaatagcttaCAGCACAAagtaggaacttgttttaagtcaataattccttaatattgataaagtgCTAACTATTAAGTGAAATAACCTCCCAGTGGAACATACTTTAACTTACAATGTGGGAAAAATGTCCTgactagcactttttcatcaacattaaggaattatttactcaaaacaagatcctatttcttgctgaaaacttactagttaagttagtttttatctcatttcaagtgtactggtGTACTGGGACACATGCaatagaaactggacaaaaaaaacacttggtaaaatgttgagtttttgcagtgaagagcCAGAAAGATTCTTTTAGCAGCACGTTCTAGAAAATAAAGTTCTCCCTTCGAAATCgttaaaacacaaaccagacCGAGGGAAAAGCTTCCATTTCTGTCAAAACTACTCAAAGAATCCACTACGATGTCTGACACTTTCCATGTGTCAAACACGCAAAAAAGCTGCTTCACCTTCTGCTCGTCTCTCTCTCGAGCCACGTGGCACTTCTCGATGTTCCAGTGGCGGAGGAAGTCTCTGAGGTAGCCGAAGACGGTGAGGATGCCGTAGCCCATGTAGGTGAGCACAGCCACCAGCAGAGGCGTCTCCTCGAAATACTCCACGTAGGGCTTCTTGTACAAACTGGGATTATGGGTCGCATTTTGCttctgagaaacaaaagaagGGACGTTTTCAGTGACTCCAAGGAATCTTTTTCCAACTCAAAAGTCCAAATGAAAGCAACGTTTATACTGCACACGACGAGCCCTGACTCTTCTTATAAACAGGATTTCtacatattttcctgttttaattttagacTTTCCCCAGAACTCTCAAtccatttttgttcacttttaaaggataaatacaaaaaaaaaaagaaaatggcaacTTTAATTACTTACGTACTTGAACAATAATGCGATGTTGAACATAGGAGgtgaatatataaatataaaaaagataaCCATCTATCCTTGAGCTCAGATGAGTCATGGAAAGGACACACCGCTAAAACAATATAGAGGCTCCTCATGCGTTACAGAACAGCAGGTATTATTACTTATTAAACTCTTTGTCTTAGAAAAGGTTAAACAGTAAATCGAGACTCCAATgctattttttcctttttttttttttttttttttttacaaagaccCGGTCTGTTGCGCACACAGGTTAGCAAAGAAGTTATTAATCCAGAGTTGCAAATGTATTGATCTTGAAATGCAGGAGAACTTGAATCTTGTCGGAGGAGAACATGTAAGCAGAATTTCGAGCTGAACTGGAGGAATTTCTACTTGAGTGCAGTCGCTCATTACGAGCTCTGCCCAGCGGCTAGAGCAGCCACTTCTCATGTGACCCGTCATGCTTCTCAATGAAATACCTCAGAGCAGCTCAAAGTGTACTGTGTGTATCGTTTGTGCATTCTAAAAGTCCGCCAAACAAGTTCAGCTCTGAAACGGCCGAGAAAATACTCAACAACATGGTGGACAGCTGGGAgtttatggaagaaaaaagaaacaacctcAAAATGAACCTTGTAGAGCAAATGAAGCCAACAAATTAAGCAGCTACACAGAGATTAAAGTGAAGTGGGCACCAGAAGAAGTGAAGAGAATGTTTCACTTGCTTGTTCTGCATCTCGGTGGCAGACGATCAGATTACATTGTGTACACAATAGGGGGAAGCTTGTGGTGTAAGCACAGAattctgtttgcaaaaaaaaaaatacaaaatgctgATCCAGTGTGGAGACAATCTGAAGTACAGAATGGATTGTTTACATGCCTTTCGGATTCCAGTATCGGGACGTTTTTTCCCCCACGTCAGAATTACGTCAAatgtgttgagaaaaaaaaattcagggttaaaaacatttacaactaGAAATGGATTAGAGTTTTgaataatatttaactttacGTAAAAGTGGAATTACACAGCATCGCTC is a genomic window of Poecilia reticulata strain Guanapo linkage group LG21, Guppy_female_1.0+MT, whole genome shotgun sequence containing:
- the sptlc2b gene encoding serine palmitoyltransferase 2b, which produces MTESSSTKLLNGDACRRTLNGKNASKNGYVKNHCLFQQSQKYSRSGEKKQNATHNPSLYKKPYVEYFEETPLLVAVLTYMGYGILTVFGYLRDFLRHWNIEKCHVARERDEQKDFVPLYQDFENFYTRNLYMRIRDNWNRPICSVPGAKMDLVERVTHNYNWTFDHTGKVVKDVINMGSYNYLGFAENTGPCADAAIEVTQKYGGGVGSTRCEMGNLDIHEELEELVARFLGVESSMAFGMGFATNSMNIPALTGKGCLILSDELNHASLVLGARLSGSTIRVFKHNNMQSLEKLLRDAIVHGQPRTHRPWKKILIVVEGIYSMEGSIVRLPEVVALKKRYKAYLYLDEAHSIGALGPNGRGVVDYFGLDPKDVDIMMGTFTKSFGAAGGYIGGKKELIDYLRSHSHSAVYATSMPPPVAQQIITSMTTIMGEDGTTLGADRLKQLSENTNYFRRRLREMGFIIYGNDDSPVVPLMLYMPAKIGAFGREMLKRNIGTVVVGFPATPIIESRARFCVSAAHTREMLDTALEAISEVGDLLQLKYSRRERPLPSLGWMSEESLLQD